One genomic region from Lentisphaera araneosa HTCC2155 encodes:
- a CDS encoding REP-associated tyrosine transposase, with amino-acid sequence MREEFKNSEAWFSRDYLPHYDVANKYQMLTYRLADSLPKQVLLTITHSAGTSPIYDKKVMHDGSASDPPAYENMTPQEKIKYSQIVEQYLDKGYGSCLLKDSRNAQIVLDTWKFFDSDRYDLIAYVVMPNHVHVLIKTYEGWPIAKVLHSWKSYTAKEILKNEHEEGSSTHAGGSPALPNKVWQREYWDRFIRNENHFLKAIEYIHQNPVKAGLCANAEEWLWSSVHRFNKLK; translated from the coding sequence ATGAGAGAAGAATTTAAAAATAGCGAGGCTTGGTTTAGCCGGGATTATTTACCTCATTACGATGTGGCGAATAAATACCAAATGCTGACTTATCGCTTAGCGGATTCTCTTCCAAAGCAAGTTCTCCTTACAATCACTCATAGCGCCGGCACCTCGCCGATATATGATAAGAAAGTTATGCATGATGGGAGCGCTAGCGACCCGCCGGCATACGAGAACATGACCCCACAAGAAAAAATAAAATACTCTCAAATAGTGGAACAATATCTCGACAAGGGCTATGGCTCATGCCTTCTCAAAGATTCGCGCAATGCGCAAATAGTGCTAGATACATGGAAATTTTTTGATAGCGATCGCTATGACCTTATTGCCTACGTAGTGATGCCCAATCATGTGCATGTTTTGATCAAGACTTACGAGGGCTGGCCCATAGCAAAAGTACTACATTCTTGGAAAAGTTATACGGCGAAAGAAATTTTAAAGAATGAACATGAAGAGGGTTCGAGTACTCATGCCGGCGGGTCGCCAGCGCTCCCAAATAAAGTTTGGCAACGTGAATATTGGGATCGTTTTATACGTAATGAGAATCATTTTTTAAAGGCTATAGAATACATTCATCAAAACCCGGTGAAGGCCGGTTTATGTGCCAATGCGGAAGAGTGGCTGTGGTCCAGCGTACATAGATTTAATAAGCTGAAGTAA
- a CDS encoding FecR family protein: protein MSKKFDQLLHKYFLDNISEDEFKELESLLEANAELRQRYLDYTMMDAGLRSHSQEGMNIVNIQKKRSNPFLWFAAAAAMLICLPAFFLFNSANTIAVIQSSEYAGWESSQATLPGSELHAGTLDLKSGVATLAFKSGADLTLEAPAKIELISAMEVKLISGNISMYVRESAQGFRVNTPNGYAIDHGTRFSVRISDDQKSADFKVLEGEISLHHELGEVKHLGDAEASQMNASTLVDLLQDSDLEGFLKNEANSHILSSIGHETSIVFNNQQSRLNQNFLMVKKNKKGDVNRRALFAFKVDELDLSNIARVSLSLNSIPTGLGEVGTMPTESTFHLYGIKDGQDEQWQRTGFLKWADAPKIKNALPLASFKISRANLRTTVRLESPELVNFIKSNQSSEVGFILSCSTLGGTLVHGFASSLNPEASGPRLELTMEDGN from the coding sequence ATGAGTAAAAAATTCGATCAACTACTTCATAAATACTTCCTCGACAATATTTCCGAAGATGAATTCAAGGAATTGGAAAGTCTTCTCGAAGCCAATGCCGAGCTGCGTCAAAGGTACCTTGACTACACGATGATGGATGCCGGCTTGCGCAGTCATTCCCAAGAAGGCATGAATATCGTCAACATTCAAAAAAAGCGCTCCAATCCTTTTCTATGGTTTGCGGCTGCCGCGGCCATGCTTATTTGTCTTCCCGCCTTCTTCCTTTTTAATTCAGCAAATACGATTGCTGTGATTCAATCTAGCGAGTACGCCGGTTGGGAAAGTAGTCAAGCCACCCTGCCCGGTTCAGAGCTCCATGCCGGCACCCTCGATTTGAAATCAGGTGTGGCGACTTTGGCCTTTAAATCCGGAGCTGATTTAACTCTGGAAGCGCCTGCCAAAATCGAGCTCATTTCCGCTATGGAAGTAAAATTGATTTCTGGCAATATCTCTATGTATGTGAGAGAGTCAGCTCAGGGCTTCCGAGTCAATACCCCCAATGGTTATGCCATTGATCATGGCACGCGTTTTTCTGTTCGTATTTCAGATGATCAAAAATCTGCTGATTTCAAAGTTTTGGAAGGAGAAATCTCTTTGCACCACGAATTGGGTGAAGTTAAACATTTGGGCGACGCCGAAGCATCGCAAATGAATGCCTCCACTTTAGTCGACCTTCTTCAAGACTCTGATCTTGAGGGCTTTCTCAAAAATGAAGCTAATTCCCATATTTTGAGTTCAATTGGTCATGAAACATCAATTGTTTTTAATAATCAACAAAGCCGTCTCAATCAAAATTTCCTCATGGTTAAAAAGAACAAGAAAGGTGATGTAAATCGGCGCGCACTTTTTGCTTTCAAAGTCGATGAGCTGGATTTGAGCAATATTGCAAGGGTCAGTTTGAGTTTAAACTCAATACCAACCGGCCTTGGTGAAGTCGGAACAATGCCTACAGAAAGTACTTTCCACTTATATGGCATCAAGGATGGTCAAGATGAGCAATGGCAAAGAACGGGCTTTTTGAAATGGGCTGATGCCCCAAAAATTAAAAATGCCTTGCCATTAGCCAGCTTTAAAATCTCCAGAGCAAATCTAAGAACTACCGTTAGGCTCGAATCACCCGAGCTAGTCAATTTCATCAAGTCTAATCAATCTTCTGAAGTCGGCTTTATTTTATCTTGTAGCACTCTGGGTGGAACCCTAGTTCACGGCTTTGCCAGCAGCCTCAATCCCGAGGCTTCCGGCCCTAGGCTTGAATTAACTATGGAAGATGGCAATTAG
- a CDS encoding sigma-70 family RNA polymerase sigma factor — protein MDQKTELKEADFLKLFLKHENALRVFARSLLPSWRNVDDVLQEASIVMWEKLDQLDGEDGFFPWGKTIIRFKCMNLMQKKKNERLVFSETLVNLLADDAEKIDEAEYTWRQNAVGKCLKKLSEQDQQLVMAPYLNHGSVKVLASNQSVSVNSLYKKLGRLRDLLFKCVNSQKALQS, from the coding sequence ATGGACCAGAAAACAGAACTTAAAGAGGCTGATTTTTTGAAGCTTTTTTTAAAGCACGAAAATGCCCTGCGCGTCTTTGCTAGGAGTCTATTGCCGAGCTGGAGAAATGTCGACGACGTTTTACAGGAGGCCAGCATCGTGATGTGGGAAAAACTCGATCAACTCGATGGCGAAGATGGCTTTTTCCCCTGGGGTAAAACAATTATCCGTTTTAAATGCATGAATTTAATGCAAAAGAAAAAAAATGAACGTTTGGTATTTAGCGAGACTCTAGTGAACTTACTTGCCGACGATGCTGAAAAAATTGATGAGGCAGAATATACCTGGAGGCAAAATGCCGTTGGGAAATGCTTAAAAAAGTTATCTGAGCAGGATCAACAATTGGTTATGGCCCCCTATTTAAATCACGGCTCAGTAAAAGTTTTAGCCAGCAATCAATCTGTTTCAGTCAATTCACTCTACAAAAAACTGGGTCGTTTAAGAGACCTTCTCTTCAAGTGTGTGAACTCACAAAAGGCACTGCAATCATGA
- a CDS encoding thrombospondin type 3 repeat-containing protein codes for MKNGISSKLLVMTCLLSIISQADTKKASVIKSTASTTKLEIQDATDKKNLVGINYSTWHSLAFRRNQPIRNIQNIHRGKGKFGHRGSWHFWAEPAVGYYRGDNAMVMDYHFELFEEAKIDFIILDVTNIYPKSKIKDEYIYKPFEVMVQVMRDRQQAGKESPRIVMWSPGVLAEELDERYFSKPEYNDLWLYLDDGQGAKPLFLSRLDRDQIPQQINDQLTIRTMWGLRSKPADREWSFLMNYPQTVATIDEKPEQLVVCTALQKNYMSNEKSATPREQGKTFQRQWSRAFEIRPKFIVITWWNELIAQRQKDGKDGQVQFVDMFRPEYSRDIEPVKEPYGDMYFRFMRDYIKAYKKGEPMPMDLLEALDKGSDREDFDMDGIPNSVEGSKDSDGDGISDQWDLDSNNDGIPDAKKPLEKE; via the coding sequence ATGAAGAATGGGATATCTAGCAAGCTTTTAGTCATGACTTGCTTGCTGTCAATAATTAGTCAGGCAGATACTAAAAAAGCATCTGTGATTAAGTCTACAGCCTCTACAACTAAGCTTGAGATTCAGGATGCAACAGACAAAAAAAATCTAGTCGGCATCAACTACTCGACCTGGCATTCATTGGCCTTTAGAAGAAACCAACCTATCCGCAATATCCAAAATATTCATAGAGGAAAAGGGAAGTTTGGTCACCGAGGATCATGGCACTTCTGGGCGGAACCCGCAGTCGGTTACTACCGTGGCGACAATGCGATGGTCATGGACTACCACTTTGAGCTATTCGAGGAAGCAAAAATTGATTTTATTATACTGGATGTCACCAACATCTATCCAAAATCGAAAATCAAGGATGAGTACATATACAAGCCTTTTGAAGTTATGGTGCAAGTGATGCGAGATCGTCAGCAGGCAGGTAAGGAATCGCCACGCATTGTCATGTGGTCTCCCGGCGTGCTCGCCGAAGAACTCGACGAACGCTATTTCTCTAAACCCGAATACAATGATCTCTGGCTCTATCTCGACGATGGTCAAGGAGCAAAACCGCTTTTCCTGAGTAGATTGGATAGAGACCAAATCCCTCAGCAGATCAATGATCAACTGACGATTCGTACGATGTGGGGGCTGCGCAGTAAACCAGCCGATCGCGAATGGTCTTTTCTCATGAATTATCCTCAAACTGTGGCAACAATTGATGAAAAACCCGAACAGCTAGTCGTATGCACCGCCTTACAAAAGAACTACATGTCCAATGAAAAGTCTGCCACTCCACGTGAACAGGGCAAGACTTTTCAGCGTCAGTGGTCACGAGCCTTTGAAATACGCCCTAAATTCATCGTCATCACTTGGTGGAATGAACTCATTGCCCAGCGTCAAAAAGATGGAAAAGATGGCCAAGTTCAGTTTGTCGATATGTTCCGTCCCGAATACTCTCGTGATATAGAGCCTGTTAAAGAACCTTATGGGGATATGTACTTTCGTTTTATGCGGGATTATATAAAAGCTTATAAGAAGGGAGAGCCAATGCCGATGGATTTACTCGAAGCTTTGGATAAGGGTTCTGATCGAGAAGATTTTGATATGGATGGTATACCCAACAGCGTCGAAGGCAGCAAGGATAGCGATGGCGATGGCATCAGCGATCAATGGGATCTAGACTCAAACAACGATGGCATTCCTGATGCTAAAAAGCCTCTTGAGAAGGAGTGA
- a CDS encoding ATP-binding protein yields the protein MQRYRNRISGPLLDHIDLHLEVNPLSQ from the coding sequence ATTCAAAGGTATAGGAATCGTATCTCGGGCCCACTCTTGGACCATATTGATTTACACCTAGAAGTGAATCCTCTGAGTCAGTAG
- a CDS encoding sulfatase family protein → MKIEMTKNLSLVLILLASMAYAGERPNIIIIVTDDHGYADFGAYEGASPDLKTPNLDALSSAGAVVTNGYSTAPQCTPSRAAIATSRYQTRFGLDDNDLAPMDINEKTIAEKLKDSGYATGFVGKWHLGPKTGNKLWMEKNYPEGLKQKKASIPENISRPYYPMSRGYSDYYDGSKSVYLRNFDLEGKAIKHEREIDKKTFRVDKQTDAALAFIDKNHKKPFFLHLNYFAPHVPMEVVKKHFDRFPGDMTERRRWGLASLAAIDDGIGAVMETLRKYKIEENTIVFYFADNGAPLKIKKKDLPYKARGGWSGSLNGELVGEKGMISEGGVRVPYLVYWKGKVPAQVYRKAVSTMDAGATALALAGVEVKKGELDGVNLMPYLSKGNKSNPHQYLYWRFWGQSVIRSDKWKFFELENGVQMLFDMTDPLPERKNLIKTYPELAADLQKNLATWRNQQKWPGFVKSYGREAQFFKHYFKLHEE, encoded by the coding sequence ATGAAAATAGAAATGACAAAAAACCTTAGCCTTGTTTTGATTCTCTTGGCATCGATGGCTTATGCCGGTGAACGACCCAATATTATTATTATCGTTACTGACGATCACGGCTATGCCGACTTCGGGGCCTATGAAGGTGCCTCTCCAGATTTGAAAACGCCTAACTTAGACGCTCTTTCAAGTGCGGGTGCAGTGGTGACAAATGGCTACTCCACAGCTCCACAATGTACGCCTTCGCGAGCCGCTATTGCCACATCCAGGTATCAAACTCGATTTGGTTTAGATGATAATGATTTAGCACCTATGGACATAAATGAAAAGACTATAGCAGAAAAATTAAAAGACTCAGGTTATGCAACAGGCTTTGTTGGCAAATGGCATTTAGGCCCTAAAACAGGTAATAAGCTATGGATGGAGAAGAACTACCCTGAAGGTTTGAAACAAAAAAAGGCTAGTATTCCCGAAAACATTAGCCGTCCGTATTATCCTATGAGCCGAGGTTATAGCGATTACTATGATGGTTCAAAATCTGTTTACTTAAGGAATTTTGATTTAGAGGGGAAGGCCATAAAACATGAACGTGAAATCGATAAAAAAACCTTCCGAGTTGATAAGCAGACCGATGCAGCTTTAGCTTTCATTGATAAAAATCATAAAAAACCTTTTTTTCTGCACCTGAATTACTTCGCTCCTCACGTTCCCATGGAAGTTGTCAAAAAGCATTTTGATCGTTTCCCTGGTGACATGACTGAACGTCGCCGTTGGGGCTTAGCATCTTTAGCGGCCATTGACGATGGTATTGGAGCTGTCATGGAAACGTTAAGGAAATATAAAATCGAAGAGAATACGATTGTTTTTTACTTTGCTGACAATGGTGCGCCCCTTAAAATCAAGAAAAAAGATCTTCCCTACAAAGCTAGAGGCGGTTGGTCCGGCTCTTTAAATGGTGAGCTTGTCGGTGAAAAAGGTATGATTTCAGAAGGGGGTGTGCGTGTGCCGTACCTCGTCTATTGGAAGGGTAAAGTTCCTGCACAAGTTTATCGCAAAGCTGTGAGTACCATGGATGCAGGTGCTACCGCTTTGGCTCTGGCGGGTGTGGAAGTGAAAAAGGGCGAGCTCGATGGTGTGAACCTGATGCCGTATTTATCGAAGGGCAACAAGTCAAATCCACATCAATACCTTTATTGGAGGTTTTGGGGTCAGTCGGTCATTCGTTCAGATAAATGGAAATTTTTCGAACTGGAAAATGGCGTTCAGATGCTTTTTGATATGACGGATCCACTCCCCGAAAGAAAAAATCTGATCAAGACTTACCCCGAACTTGCCGCTGATTTACAAAAGAACTTAGCGACTTGGAGAAATCAGCAAAAATGGCCAGGCTTTGTAAAGAGCTATGGTCGTGAAGCCCAGTTTTTTAAACATTATTTTAAGCTCCATGAAGAATAA